In Spirochaetaceae bacterium, the genomic stretch GAAAGAGTTACCAGATTTTAAAGACAAAGCGATTTTAAGAGTTTTAGAGCCTGCCGTAGGATTAGGTAGTTTTATATGGTTATTATCTGCTAAGTATCATGACAAAGTGATAGAGCTTGATGTAATTGATAAAAATAATGATACTATAAAGTTATTAAAGCTTCTACACAGTAAACAAATTATGGGAAATATTGTTATTAACTACATTAACGATGATTTTTTACTTTTTGATACTAAAGCAAAGTATGATATGGTTATTGGCAATCCTCCCTTTGGGAAAGTAGAGGATAAGTTATTACTTAACGAATATCGGTGTAATAATGATTTTTACAATAATATTACTGGTAATTTATTTGCTTTATTCTTAGAAAAATCACTAACTCTTAGTAATTATGTTGCCTTTATAACACCAAAATCATTATTGTCTGCCGCAGAATTTAATAAAACAAGGGAGTTAATTGAAAATAATTACGCTATAAAATCTATAATTGATTATGGTGAAGATGGGTTTGATGGCGTAAAAATTGAAACTATAGGAATAGTGATTGAAAAAGTTAAAAAAGATAATTATGATATTAAGGTTGAAAGTTATATTACACAATCAACTCACTTTATAAATAACAAGAATTTATTTGATATGGATTTTAATTTTTGGCTAATATATAAAGATGATTTTTTCATACAA encodes the following:
- a CDS encoding BREX-1 system adenine-specific DNA-methyltransferase PglX, encoding KELPDFKDKAILRVLEPAVGLGSFIWLLSAKYHDKVIELDVIDKNNDTIKLLKLLHSKQIMGNIVINYINDDFLLFDTKAKYDMVIGNPPFGKVEDKLLLNEYRCNNDFYNNITGNLFALFLEKSLTLSNYVAFITPKSLLSAAEFNKTRELIENNYAIKSIIDYGEDGFDGVKIETIGIVIEKVKKDNYDIKVESYITQSTHFINNKNLFDMDFNFWLIYKDDFFIQIKNTLLLAVYTCFRDRVITKRLTKDSGKIRVLKSRNIGDNKIIDIDNYDSYVDDITKLTVAKFINSGAILVPNLTYKPRACFIPKNCIADGSVAILQPINADIEVTEDDLAYYATDEFARFYAIGRNLGTRSLNIDSNSVKLWGIKKRNEHHCREFSYG